The following coding sequences are from one Culicoidibacter larvae window:
- a CDS encoding amidase family protein, with the protein MNKLKYFAKATMAAMSDRYHSVVSVNQAAFDESCERIERHEFAAYMGVKNTDILRPCVEQLKTRGYLLHTVDAASDNGRAIDVERLNPLTGRHMSGSSSGTAINVFTGINDIGVGSDGGGSVLAPAISLNLFAFMSPLLPVVEAVKQSTDNLQFQPSAGIMARDWASLDAALDVFGFSGSQTSREIHIAIPADYDLVTENGLEVVAVLRQALGGIARVVLHEVDFIDAASERAPAIAFLEVAMTQYDMVAFIEGPIDVHSYGDSVMGSFSAATKANQQRSGKGFLRVANMAGGTAIAVPAADIATGITLYCRSEQEVITQMAGVAGAIPSEIPAVVQRYFHQNAQSRQQGYIK; encoded by the coding sequence ATGAACAAGCTGAAATATTTTGCGAAGGCAACAATGGCAGCGATGAGCGACCGATACCACAGTGTGGTTTCGGTGAATCAGGCAGCTTTTGATGAAAGCTGCGAGCGGATTGAGCGGCATGAATTTGCTGCGTATATGGGTGTGAAGAACACCGATATTTTGCGGCCGTGTGTTGAGCAGTTGAAAACGCGCGGGTATTTGTTGCATACGGTTGATGCTGCCAGTGATAACGGCCGGGCGATTGATGTTGAGCGGCTGAATCCTTTGACCGGGCGCCATATGAGTGGTTCGTCAAGTGGCACAGCAATCAATGTTTTTACCGGTATTAATGATATTGGTGTTGGCAGTGATGGCGGTGGTTCAGTTTTAGCACCGGCAATCAGTCTTAACCTGTTTGCTTTTATGAGTCCGCTTTTACCGGTTGTTGAGGCAGTCAAGCAGTCAACTGATAATTTGCAGTTTCAACCTTCGGCAGGTATTATGGCACGTGATTGGGCAAGCCTTGATGCTGCACTTGATGTGTTTGGGTTCTCAGGAAGCCAAACATCGCGGGAGATTCACATAGCAATACCGGCGGATTATGATTTAGTGACTGAGAATGGCTTAGAGGTTGTTGCAGTTTTGCGGCAGGCTTTGGGCGGGATTGCTCGGGTTGTGTTGCATGAAGTTGATTTTATTGATGCTGCGAGTGAACGCGCGCCGGCGATTGCCTTTTTAGAAGTAGCGATGACGCAGTATGATATGGTTGCGTTTATTGAGGGGCCAATTGATGTGCATAGTTATGGTGACTCAGTAATGGGTAGTTTCAGTGCAGCAACTAAGGCTAATCAGCAGCGCAGCGGCAAGGGTTTTTTACGGGTTGCCAATATGGCTGGCGGGACGGCGATTGCAGTGCCGGCGGCGGATATTGCGACGGGGATTACTTTATATTGTCGTTCGGAGCAGGAAGTCATTACGCAGATGGCGGGTGTTGCCGGAGCAATTCCGAGTGAAATACCGGCTGTTGTCCAGCGTTATTTCCACCAAAATGCACAAAGCAGACAGCAAGGATACATTAAATAA